GGAAACCGTCAAACTGGACAAGCCGGACCTGGAACGGGGAGCGCCCGTTATGAAAGCCCTGTCCGACCGTCAATCCATCCGGAGCTTCTCTGAAAAAATGCTCTCCCAAAAGGATCTGTCAGACCTGCTCTGGGCCGCCAACGGCGTCAACCGGCAGGAATCCGGGAAACGTACTGCCCCATCCGCCATGAACCGCCAGGACGTCAAAATTTACGTATGCACGCAAGACGCCTCCTACCTGTATGACCACAAGGCTCACGCCATGGTTCCCGTCAGCGATGGGGATGCGCGTCCGGCGGACGCCCCCGTGTGCCTCGTCCTTGTGACGGACACGGCGGAACCATGGGCGGCCATGGATGCGGGCATCGTCTCCCAGAACATCTCCATCTTCTGCTCCGGAACGGGGCTGGCCACCTACCCCCGGGCCAGCATGAACAAGGATGCCCTGGCAAAGGCCCTGAAACTAGTCTCCCCTCAAACGCCCATGCTCTGCCATCCCGTAGGGTATAAAAAATAACAACTTCCGGTTCCGTCTGCCGGATGGTCCGGGAGAAGGGCCACCCGGAACCGGGAGGGAATTCCGTAACCGGTAGAATCAGGGCTCCGGCAGAATATCCACGTAAATGCCGGGAGAGCTCCCTTCAATGGGCATCGCGCCCACCGTCCGGGCATAAAACTCCGCAGGCCCCACCCCGCCGATAATCCCGTAGGCATGCCCCATCTCCCGGAGCGCGTTCAATGCGGAAACCAGCAAAACCTTGCCCACGCCGCTCTTGCGGGCCTCCTCTGCAACCCCCATGGGACCGAGAAAGCCGCGCGCCGTCACGTCATAGCACGCAAAGCCGAGAATCTTCTTTTCCCGTGTAGCAATATAACAGGAAACAGGCTGGCGGCTAAAGGCGGTCTTTGCCTCACTCACCCACTTGGGAGAAAAATTCCTCCCCACCCAGTCAGCCACCAGATGGCGTTCATAAGCCCCCGGCCGCCGGATCAGAATGCCTTCCTTTCCAAGCTTCCGAAGCTCTTCTTCAATACCGGGCAAATCATACAGCCGTACCAGCATATCCATCATAACCCCGGCACCCTATCACAACCAAGTTCTGGCGCGAATAAAAAAAACTGGACAAACCCTCCTTTCACCCGTAGACTTCGCCGCACCACAACAACGAGCTGTAGCGCAGGCTGGTAGCGCGCTTCGTTCGGGACGAAGAGGTCGCAGGTTCGAATCCTGTCAGCTCGACCACTTTTTAAAAGCCGCCTCCGGGCGGCTTTTTATTGTTTAAATATCGAATCTCTATCAATTTTACACCTTGGCAGCCCTATTCTTCTATCATCTTGCACTAAGGTGAATAAATCGCGCCATACTGATGAAATTTAACCCCTTGATAGGGCCGAATTCATAGGAGCAAACCCCTAAAAGCCGAGTCTGAACGGACAGACGGCAAAGCCAATTTACAAATTCAGAGGAAAGAACGCCCTTGGAACCGAAGGCCTCAACTCTCTGGAATGCAAAATCAATACCGACACAGGAGCACTCTACGACATCCAAAATCCCAAAGCAGGAGAATGAACCTTCTCCACAAAAAAGCCCCGCTCATATTTCATGAGCGGGTGGATTTTTCAGAAAAGTTATTTTGCCACAAATTCCTTCCTTGCCACGTATCCTACCGAACGGCCCGGTGTTCCGTAACCGTCCCGATAAGTCACTTTCATCAAATACTTCTTCCCCTTTTCCAAGGGATGGAGGTAGATGATATGTTCCGCAAAATTCCGGATGGTAACCTGGAAGGGAATCCCGGGCTTCAAGACGGTGAACTTCGTGTTCTCTACACTGCGTTCAACACGGTAACGCGCCCAGTAATAAGCCATTTCTCTGGCTTCTCCATCCCATATCTCCAGAAAAATGTCCGGTTTCAGGGTCTTTGAAGGATAGAAGCTGTCCAGCAGGCGCACTTCTTTCCGGCTTTTATTGGTAAAGATCAGCGTAAAATCCGGAAAAAGCTTGCCCGCCTCGACAGGTTCGGATAACAGAATAATGGAACATTCCACCTCCTTGCTCTCCGGCCAAAAGTTGAATCCGCCGCCAAAAGACGGGAGGCAGGTCAACAGGATCAGGCAGAGAAGAAGAAGTTTTTTCATAAAAGTACGGATGCGGTTGTTTCCAGAACGCCATGGAAACATCCCGTTCCATGCCAGTTGCAGAAGAGCATTTCCAATTCAGCGGATTGCCCTTTCATCAATTTTCCTGAAATTTGGGAAATATCGACAGGGATGTCAAGCCTGTATTCTTCTCCTGGAGACAGCTCAAGACATGGCAACTCTTGAGAGAAGGTGATTTTCCCTACCTTGGAATTCAATCGGTAGGTCCTCCCTGCCTGTAAACTTGTATAGAAAAAGAAATCCGACGTACGATCGTCAATCACATCAGGAAGTTTGACCACATCTCCGCTGATATTTTTCAAGCCAACCCTTATTCTTCCTCTCAGCAAGTCCGCAGTATCCGCAATGAACAACTGTAGAGGAGTCACAGTCCTTGTTCTGGCAGCCTTGGCACTTTCCCCATTGACAGGAGGCAGATAACACACTGGTTCAATGACTCCAGGTTCGGTAATTTGACGCGGAACGTTGCTCCAACCATTCTGATTTGCCAGATTGATGACAAACTCCGTGGCTTCATTCAATTTTTTCTGCCCGGCGTGATAGGGCCTGGTATTTTTTTCATCCGGCAAACTCAGGAAATATTTATCTGCTTCCTTATGGAATTTTTCCATAGTAGCTGCTATCTTCATTTTCATCTCTTTTAGAGCATCATCCATTTCAGGAAACTGCTCACAGGACACCTGGATCTTTTCCAATTCTTCCTGCACCTTCAAGTTGGTCCAGTAAAAATTACATGTGTCCCTCCACTGTTGCTTGTGGTGCTCCTCATGGGCCAAAGATGCCTCAGGAGTATGCCATCTAAAAGTTCGGCCTCGGCTTTGATATTCGTTCATACAATTGACAGCCTCAATAGCCTCGGCTTCAGCGATCGGTGGTTTGGTAAGAGCATTTCTGTAGGCGCCTGTATGTATTTCAATGTCACATCCGCTGGATACCATCTGGACGCGCAATCTCCACACATTGTTCTGGGTATCCTTGCAGGCAGTCGTACGAACATCGACCAATAGAGGGATACACAGGCAATCATCTATTCCTTCATCTTGCGTTACAGAATTTTTCTCCCATTTAATCTCTACATTTTGAGAAGGTTCGCATGTAATTCCTTCTTCCTTTTCAATCGTCCAAAGTTTGATTTTTGGCGAAGGAGAAAAAGAGCGTTTCATGGTTGATGCTGCAGAGTAGTCGCCTTCCTTGATGGGTTCTTTATCCATCGTCACATTCAAGGCGACGGCATTGCCGCTGACAGGTTTATAGGCGTTATTGGTATATGAAATCCTGACTTTGTAGAATCCGGGTTTCAAATACTGTTTTCCAGTAGCCAGTTCCAAACGTCCGTGTTTTTCAGGAGCCTGTTTGTCACATACGCAGAACTCTCCAATGAAAAGTTGACCAATATCATCAGCTTCCACGCCAAAATGATACAGCGCCTCTTCTTCCACCTTGATGAACATTTCCGGTGCTCCGGCACAGGAGGCATGTTCGCACGAGCCTCCATCAAAAGTGAAGCTCATTTCATCAACACCGAGTTTCTGCGGAATGAGGGCTTCATAACCGTCACAGAGAACCTTCGGACCAATAGCCTTATTGAAAGGAATATAATTATTCATTTTATTAAGTGTTGTTTATTTTTGGAAAGACTGAACCATCAGTCTTCTAGTATCCTGCCGATGTTCCATTGAACATATCAACACGCTTAACGCGTAGTTCACCCCTCATTCACCAAACGACACGATAATCAAGCGGAAAATAAAGGGTATGAAAAGGGTACAAGAAACACAACCATTGACTATCAATAGCCAAAAATTGAATTCTCTTCGTTCGGGACGAAGAAGTCGCAGGTTCGAATCCTGTCAGCTGGACCACTTTTTAAAAGCCGCCTCCGGGCGGCTTTTTTGTTGACTGATTAAATCAGTCATCCGTCAAATTTCCCATTGCCCCGCGCCCGCTTTTTTCCCTAAAATATAGGTAATGAGTGAATACTACCTGAAACTCCCCGGTGATTCCCAGCCGAGAGCCTATTCCGAATATGAGGTCCGCGAATTTCTGGGACAGGGAGTGATCGACTCAACAACGCTCACCTGGAAACAGGGCATGGCTGGATGGCTGCCCGTGGAACAGGTTCTGCCAGCCATGTCCCCCGCCCCGGAAAAAATCCGGGATGAAGAAGAGGAAAGCCTCCCGAAAGACCAGCCATACCGTTTGCGGTATCCCCTGGCGGGACTTGCCAGATTATCCATCCTGGCATGCATCGTCCTGCTCCCCTGCATGCTCTGGAGCAGTTGGATTGTCTTTTCCAACAATACCGCCAGCTATGAGGAAATCCAGGCGGCTATTCAGCAGAGCATGGCCCAGCTTCCTTCCTCTGTAGCGCCGATGGTCTTCCTCTTCAGCATTCTGTTCATTCCTTCCCTGCTGATTCAATTGATCTGGCTGTACCGGGCGTGCGCCAATGTTCATGGCTTCCACATCCAGGGGCTCCGGTTCACGCCTTTCCTGAGCGTTCTCCTGAGCTGCATGCCCGTAGTAGGCATGGTGCTGAATGCCCTGATTCTTCAGGAGCTGTACCGGGCATCCAAAAATCCGGCGGAGTGGATGCTGCAAACTCCGTCCCGCTCCCTGCGCTTGTACCTGCTTGTTACCACGGCACTGACCCTGTGCGCCCTTTTCCCCTTTGGGGCGGAACATTACCTGGCGGCATTCCTGGTAATTGGCTCCCTGATGACGGCGGCCACCGTGCTATGGCTGGTCTGCGTCCTGCAAATCAGCCGGAAACAGCAGGAGCTGGTTTCCAAAAATACGGACACGCGGCCCTGACCGCCGGACATCCTCCGTTCAGCGCCCTTCCTTCTTCCCCGTGTCCGGCTGGCCATCCGGCAGGATCTTGTCCAGAGCTTCCATGCTGTTGTCCCTGTACAGGTTTTCCAGCAGTTTTTCCCATCCCGCCGCCATTTGGACCTGTTTCAGGGCAATAATGGGATCAGGCATCACCATGCCAGGAGGGGGGGCGTACTGTTTCAGCACTTCATCCGGGTTGATCCGGTTGAATGTTGTCTTTCCATAACCCGGCATCCCCGCTTCATGGGCAATGGATTCAATCATTTCAAAATGCAGATGGGCCAGATAATTTCCATGCGCCGTGCCTACGGTGCCGATCTGCTCACCGCGGCCCACCAGGGAACCCAGGGGAATATCACTGACGGTTTTCAAATGGGCATACAGGCTCTGCACAAAACGGCCGTCCGGCAGGCGGTGGAGCAGTACCACCACGTTGCCCCAGTCAGGAGAAGGTTCGCCCGCGTAAACAAGC
This DNA window, taken from Akkermansia muciniphila, encodes the following:
- a CDS encoding SagB/ThcOx family dehydrogenase yields the protein MKKIILALIAAGLSSTALLHAAETVKLDKPDLERGAPVMKALSDRQSIRSFSEKMLSQKDLSDLLWAANGVNRQESGKRTAPSAMNRQDVKIYVCTQDASYLYDHKAHAMVPVSDGDARPADAPVCLVLVTDTAEPWAAMDAGIVSQNISIFCSGTGLATYPRASMNKDALAKALKLVSPQTPMLCHPVGYKK
- a CDS encoding GYF domain-containing protein, which encodes MSEYYLKLPGDSQPRAYSEYEVREFLGQGVIDSTTLTWKQGMAGWLPVEQVLPAMSPAPEKIRDEEEESLPKDQPYRLRYPLAGLARLSILACIVLLPCMLWSSWIVFSNNTASYEEIQAAIQQSMAQLPSSVAPMVFLFSILFIPSLLIQLIWLYRACANVHGFHIQGLRFTPFLSVLLSCMPVVGMVLNALILQELYRASKNPAEWMLQTPSRSLRLYLLVTTALTLCALFPFGAEHYLAAFLVIGSLMTAATVLWLVCVLQISRKQQELVSKNTDTRP
- a CDS encoding M23 family metallopeptidase; this translates as MIDKTTSRVILGLLGTACVLITAFAWYKASHAASPEAGMRHNIYDEDVPLSAPVPVDYRMILFTPQELAKAPLADVFTSPLGDENGAFTYVAQGLGDMNVPRGGRHTGQDLNGIGGENTDEGLPVRAAGRGLLVYAGEPSPDWGNVVVLLHRLPDGRFVQSLYAHLKTVSDIPLGSLVGRGEQIGTVGTAHGNYLAHLHFEMIESIAHEAGMPGYGKTTFNRINPDEVLKQYAPPPGMVMPDPIIALKQVQMAAGWEKLLENLYRDNSMEALDKILPDGQPDTGKKEGR
- a CDS encoding GNAT family N-acetyltransferase is translated as MMDMLVRLYDLPGIEEELRKLGKEGILIRRPGAYERHLVADWVGRNFSPKWVSEAKTAFSRQPVSCYIATREKKILGFACYDVTARGFLGPMGVAEEARKSGVGKVLLVSALNALREMGHAYGIIGGVGPAEFYARTVGAMPIEGSSPGIYVDILPEP